The following are from one region of the Malassezia vespertilionis chromosome 4, complete sequence genome:
- the GAL7 gene encoding UDP-glucose--hexose-1-phosphate uridylyltransferase (COG:C; EggNog:ENOG503NU1J): MRRPWQGAEETPSGEKLAEYDPQCYLCPGNARANGTHNAQYTTTFLFENDFAALKPAAQEPLPNEDGIRGRLFRIQPARGRCYVLCFNRRHDLTLAQLTTAPFNAQKNIVPIIETWQHLYRSIPEENPFIKYIQFFENKGAAMGCSNPHPHGQVWSLDYVPTEPATELKSMRSFALDPENAIAQGPRDAHGRPSLLLEYATLELRTVDQPRVVTLNDTFVALVPFWAVWPFEVLVVPHQRAIPSIADLSETETLALASIMGEVACRFDNVFSTSFPYSMGVHQRPVPCQGDDDGEFAILHVHYFPPLLRSATVRKFSVGYVCN, encoded by the exons ATGCGA CGGCCGTGGCAAGGCGCGGAAGAAACGCCAAGTGGAGAAAAGCTAGCCGAGTACGACCCGCAGTGCTATCTTTGCCCCGgaaatgcacgcgccaatGGCACGCACAATGCACAGTATACCACTACATTTTTGTTTGAAAACGATTTTGCAGCGCTGAaaccagctgcgcaagagccATTGCCTAACGAGGACGGGATTCGCGGCCGCCTATTCCGAATCCAGCCAGCGCGTGGACGCTGCTACGTACTCTGCTTCAATCGACGGCATGATCTGACACTTGCACAGCTGACAACAGCACCATTCAATGCGCAGAAAAACATTGTGCCGATCATCGAGACGTGGCAGCATCTATACCGGAGCATACCCGAAGAGAATCCATTTATCAAGTATATCCAGTTTTTTGAAAACAAAGGTGCGGCGATGGGCTGCAGTAATCCTCACCCGCACGGGCAGGTATGGAGCTTGGACTATGTTCCGACAGAGCCTGCTACAGAGCTTAAAAGTatgcgcagctttgcacTCGACCCAGAAAATGCAATAGCTCAAGGGCcacgcgatgcgcatgGCCGGCCTTCACTCCTGCTTGAGTATGCAACGCTGGAATTGAGAACAGTAGACCAGCCGCGAGTGGTGACGCTGAACGATACATTCGTTGCGCTCGTGCCGTTTTGGGCTGTATGGCCGTTTGAAGTGCTTGTCGTGCCTCACCAGCGTGCGATTCCTTCTATTGCAGACTTGTCTGAAACTGAGACGCTGGCTTTGGCGTCCATCATGGGAGAAGTTGCGTGTCGATTCGATAACGTCTTTTCCACGTCGTTCCCCTATTCTATGGGCGTTCACCAGCGTCCTGTGCCGTGTCAAGGtgacgacgatggcgaGTTTGCAATTCTTCATGTGCATTACTttccgccgctgctgcggagcgcgacggtgcgcaAGTTTTCGGTTGGGTACGTATGCAACTAA